The sequence GCtgcagcggcggcggcagctGCCTCCCTCCAGGCCACGCCCCATTCGCACCCACCCTTCCTGGCACTTCCCACGCACCCGATCATCATTGTGCCCTGCTCGCTGATTCGGGCGGCCAGCTTTATTCCAGGACCACTGTGAGTTCCCAAAAAAGATTGAACTTGATTAACTTAAGGTTTCTCAAATATTCGAGAAGAAACGGTCttaagaaaaattaatattaatataacaATTATAGTATATTAAAtggttttaattaatttgaaacTGTAGGCCCACTCCGAACTCGGGAATTGTGAATCCAGAGACCACCTGCTTCACCGTGGACAATGGAACGATCAAGCCCCTGGCCACTGCCCTCATCGGCGCTTCTCTGGAGCCCGAACGTCCCTCAGCTCCCTCTTCGGTTGCTGAGGCCACAGAACCCAAGAGCAGTCCACCGGAACCCAAGCGAAAGGAGGCAGGAGGAAGTCGGTAAGTGGCTATccaagaaaatttaaaataaacaatttcAGAATTCCTAATAACAAATCCTTAAATAACACAAATATCCCAATTTTTCATATCCAGCGAATCTGCGCCTTTGGATCTCTCGCTGCGTCGATCGCCCATCTCCCTGAATTCCCTGAGCTTGCGACAGCGCCAACTGCGCAATGCACTGCTCGATGTGGAGGAAGTCCTTCTCGCCGGCGGAGGAGGAAGTGTCAAGGACAACGCGGAGACTCCGCGAGGAGGAGGAAGTGTGACGCCCGAGCAGATTGTGTGCGCCCCCTCCCTGCCGAGCAGTCCTTCGATGAGTCCCTCGCCCAAGCGACGAGCCATTAGTCCACGCAGTTCCGGGGCTGGCAGTGCCTCCTCCATGTCGCCACCTGGTCTCAACGTGGCTGTGCCCCACATGCTGGACATGCGCTCCATGCTGCCGGCGGACTTTGGCCTCTCCGAATCGCTGTTGGCCAAAACCAATCCGGAACTGGCTCTCAAACTGGCGGCAGCAGCTGCAGCGGCTGCTGTCGCGGGCAGCAGTGGAGCAGCAGCCTTTCCGCCATCACCCCTTCCTGCCCAGACAAGTGGCGGAAATCCTGGCGGCGGAGGAGCAGCAGGTGGCGCCCAGCAGCCGCAAATCTACGTGAAGAAGGGCGTGTCCAAGTGCATGGAGTGCAATATTGTGTTTTGCAAGTACGAGAACTACTTGGCCCACAAGCAGCATTATTGCTCGGCTCGGAGTCAGGAGGGAACGGGTGAAGTGGATGTCAAGTCAGCCGTTTCACCATCCAATCCAGGAGCTGGAGGACTGGGAGCTGGCGGGTCAGAGGCAGCTTCGTCGGTCGAAACCACTCCGGTGGCCTACCAACAGCTGATCTGCGCCGCCTGTGGCATCAAGTACACCTCCCTGGACAACCTGCGGGCCCATCAGAACTACTACTGTCCCAAGGGAGGAGCAGCTGCTGCCACCGCCGCTACGCCCTCAGATCCTGGGCAACTGGCCCTGGTGAAGGAAAAGTGCGGAAAGTGCAAGACCCTGCACGAGATTGGGCTACCTTGTCCACCGCCTGTCACAAATCCCCTCGCAGCACCCACCACCAACTCCCAGCCCGCCTCCAACAGCCTGAACAAGTGTCCTGTGTGCGGAGTAGTCAGTCCCACGGCGGCGCTGGCCAAGAAGCACATGGAGATGCACGGCACGGTGAAGGCCTACCGCTGCAGCATCTGCCAGTACAAGGGGAACACCCTTCGCGGCATGCGCACCCACATTCGCACCCATTTCGACAAGAAGACCAGCGATGTGAACGAGGAGCACTACATGACCTGCATCTTCGAGGAGGAGGGTTCCACACTGACCCAAGAGCTGTCTCCTGCAGCTGGAGCATCTGCAACAGTTGCCCACGATTCCATGGATCATCCCTCACAGATGTTCAACTGCGATTACTGCAACTATGCCTCCACCTACAAGGGCAATGTGGTGAGTACTCCATTATAATTGTGCTCTTAAAATTAATTACTGACTGGAGGTTTTATTCCACAGCTGCGCCACATGAAGCTGATGCATCCGCATGTGGCCATCAACTCACCTTCGATTTCCCCCGACACCAGAGATCAGGACGTGACCTCGAATCCCACTCCCAACCACCACTCGAGTTCCGATGGTTCAAACGGCGAGGCAGCCAGGTAAGGACGGCAGGAATCTGCAATCAAATGGGTTAGTTAGGAAAAGGATCTAGAgaagaaaatttaaatgttataTTGACAAAAATAACCAAAAATCGTTTAAGTCCCTTATTTGTTAGGCAATGTTAATCAATTAATTTTACCCTCTCTTCTTCCACAGCTTCCACATCAAGTCGGAGCCCCTGGATCCTCCGCCGACGCTGAGCCTGGTGCACGAGAACAACAACTCGCCGATTTCCACGCCCCACATCAAAGCTGAGCCAATGGAGATCGGTACGGATGTGGCGCCTGGTGGGCTGGTTCCCCCGATGGCTTCTCCTCTGGGAAACAGCAGCGTGGCCGCCGCAGCAGCTGCCGTTGCCGCCGCCGAGGTGATGAAGAAGTACTGCTCTACCTGCGACATATCCTTCAACTACGTGAAGACATACCTGGCCCACAAGCAGTTCTACTGCAAGAACAAGCCGATTCGCCCGGAGGCTAGCGATAGCCCCAGTCCGAATCACCTGGGCGGGGGCGTGGCCGTGGGCTTGGGCATCGGCGGAATCGTGGCTGGACATGGCCAGCAGAAGAACAAGGAGAACCTGCAGGAGGCGGCCATTTGAGAGAGCCAGCTGCGGTGGGAGGCGCAGCGCAAGCAGCTGGAATGGTATTACACCTGCCTCTGAGCGGCGGCGACCGAACCTAATCGAATCCTAAGCGTAGTCTCCTCCTTCAACGTGTAAACAATACAATTCGCAACCTGTAATGGACGACAGTATTCCCGGAGAATCTCCCTGTCGCTGCCCTCCACTTCCAAACGCCACTTGGGGACGGACTCCATCGACTTACCGATCGATAGCAGTATATATATACAACGTACACGCATATATAGTATACCTAAAGACATAAATATATAGATTACCTAGATATATGTAGGACGCAAACCCATGAAGTGGGAACCATGACATATAATGCATGCCAAAGCTTACCACTTAGACAGAAACTAAATCGAGGGCAAGAAACTACAAGTTTGCAATGGATGGCGGAGAAGAAGGAGGCGAAGTATTCCTATGTAGATCCAATATTATTATGTAAATGGCTCGCTGTTCCACGTAAAAGCGAGCGATTCCAACTGTGTAATTTAACTGAGTACATTATTTATTAAGTGTGTGCGACaataaaagtaattaatttattcaacaaaatatttacttcAAAATCAGAATTATTGGAAATCAATCAATTTgggtttttaaatattattttgcaTTGTAACATTTTTGAAATCAACGGACTTTTCGGCGGAAACTTAACGGAAAGGCAGGGCTGCCATATCGATAGAAAATGTTGACTCACAAACATGGGCTGCCAGATCAATGGAAAAACATGCTGTTGGGCTGCCATATCGATAGAACAAGGTGCTCGTGCGCGTGTTTAATATTACCGTTAATGTGAAAACATAcgctaaaaaataaaatatacctACTACTGGTTTATGTTCGCCTGGTTTCTGAAATCCAAAATGTACTCGTTTTCCTATATATTGGACCCCCCGTAGAGCAccaatttttgttaaattcaCGGAACTCGTCATTCGAAATACCAGGCGAACAGAAAGATAAGCAAgctattttttaaaatggcCGCCTGTCGGCGACTGGAAAACAACCGTTAGTTGGAAAAGCTTTATTAGCCGATGGTGCTGCCAGATCGATGGAAAATCATGCAGCTGGATGCCAGATCGATAGAAAATTGTTGTTCGTGACGTAATGAATATAACTGTTAGTTTGGGAAGAATGTCAAGCTACTGAAATTTCTGTCCGCCTAGTACTTTAAATCGATTTTGCTCATCGAACTCGGTGAAACTTCTTCGCTCGGATCACGCGAAAGGAGCAAATTTACCAACTACTGATTTATGTTCGCCTGCTTTCTGAAATCCAAAATATACTCGTTTTCCTTGTGGAAGACCCCCGTAAAGCAGATATTTAAGTCAAATTTCCGAATCTCGTCATTTGAAATACCAGGCGAACAGAAAAATAAGCAAGCTATTTTTCAAAATGGCCGACAGTCGGCGACTGGAAAACAACCGTAATTTAGGAAAGCCTTACCAGCTGGTGGTGCTGCCAGATCGATGGAAAAACATGCAGGTTGCCTGCCAGATCGATAGAAAAAGGTTGTTTGGAAGCGTGAAAATAGAACCGTTAGTTAGGAGCCAGATGTCAACCTACTGAAATTTTCTGTTCGCCTGGTACTTGAAATCAATTTTGCTCAACGAAATCAGCGAAACTTCTCACATTTCTACAATGTTCAGGGAAAACTACAATTTTCAAATCAAATACTTGAACTTTTACAGCTAATACATTTTATTGACACGATATAGTTAAGTAGTAAGTAGTAGTTCAATAGATTGTAATCAATTTACACAACAAAACAGCTCGTTAAATAAATGGGAAAGTGTGGGAAAATGCATATTCACAATCGTCGCAAGTGTACGCAAAGATACAAAGATCTCGGGCTGGAAAGGAGTCTCGTCAGCGTCAACTGGCTGCCACGTAGCCACTTTGGGCATGACGCACCTCTCGGGCTCTCCAAAAACGTACAGAACTTAATCCATTTTATTCAGTTGATACAGTATACAATATAGCTGGTACTAAGCGATTGcgttaaaaaattaaatcagaTGATTTGTATTGAGTGTGCAGTAGAGTTCCGTCCAAAATTAGTGGTCTTATGTAGAAGATAATATGTGGATAGCATTCTCGAAAACGCTTACCGCCTAGATGTGTTTGTTTGTTAATGTCTATGTGGGATGCCGGGACGCCGTTGCCCAGGATGCAGACTACTCGGTGGCCGCCATGGCGCGGGCCTGGGCGCGAACGCGCTTCTCGTACTCCAGCCGGTTCTGGCAGTAGATGGTGTAGGCCTCCGCCTGGGCCGGGTCCTTGATGTTCGGCTCGTTGAGTAGGTCCTGGATGCCTAGCAGGATCTGCTTGATGGTGATGGCCGGGCGCCAGTCCTTCTCCTCGTCGAGCAGCGACAGGCAGACGGTGCCCGAGGGATAGACGTTCGGGTGGAACAGCGGCGGCTCGAACTTGCACTTGGGCGGCGAGGTGGGGTAGTCGTCCTTGAAGATCATGCGCAGCTTGTAGAGGCCGCCCTCCCAGGGGGTCGACTTCTTGCCGGGAATGGCGCACTCCCAGATCATCAGGTTGAGGGTGCCGTCGGGGTTCTTGGCGGGACGGGCGACGAAGCCGAAGGGGTGATCCTTCCGCCAGGCCTTTCGCTCCTCCCCCAACCGCGTGATTGCAATGCCGGACATGATCGGTGATTAGTTGGGTGCTTTTTCCTACTTCCGGTTCAAATGTATCCGCGTATCCTGCTTTTCTGGCGATCCCACTCTGCTTTTTGCACGCGCGTCTGTCTGCAAGAGTATGTGTGTGGGTAATTGCCTCCAAGCTCAGAGTTTCATCGGCTTTTCTCCCGTCAATCGGGAGTGCACCTACCTTTCCGCCGCTATTTGCACCTTAAGGAGACCTGGGCAAGTCTCTTTTTCTCTATGCGGTGGCGGATTTCACAGTTTTTGCAATTTCTAGCGCAATTTTTTGCAGGAAAGAACGCTTGTGCTCGCAAAAGGTGCAAATTTGCCACGCAAACGGTCGCACTAAATTGTTATCGATAACTTGGTATATTTGGTATGACCCTTTACCGAATCCCATATTAAAATACcagatttttaatattttaagcgGTATactaattaaatattttaattttaaattatggTTACTGAGAACTAAGTGATAGCAAGCTcagatttaaaataaatcaattatTAACATGCCAAACCATAATCAAAAAACACCCTCTAAATTAAGTGCAACACATAACTTCCGATACGAAAACTAGAATTTATTCGCATTTGAACTGTATACATAAACTATTGCATTAGGTTTTATGAAATGCAGTGCTAGCAGTCCATAGTGGTTCCCTATCAAATCCGAGATCTTTAAATAGATTTATTTAGAGGACGCTCACTGTTGTACAAAAATTGGAATATATTCGTATCTAAACTGTTGTCTTAAATAGAAGCTTCCTTCGCGGGGAGCCACATAAATTAGTTGAATTCTACGTTTAAATTTGATTCTGTAAAAAAGTAGACAAATAATTTTCTACAATTGTAAACTAATCGAACTAAATAAGGTTGTTGTGCCTGGCCAAGGAACGTAACTAACGCATTAAGTGATTCGTCTTTTGTAGCGGTGTGTGCCGTAAAAGTTACGGACCGTGATTGATAGTGAAGCGATAACAAAAAGGAGGCTTGGCTAACTGCAGAAGACTTTAACGATGGATCGAATGGAGATGTTGTTCGCGGAGAGTTCTGGGTCCTGGCCACCTACTTGCCCTTCTTGGACTCCTTCTTTTTGCTGCTGGACGAGCTGGTGCTCTCGTCCTTTTCCTTCTTCTCCTTCTTTTCGGGTTTCTCCTCGGGATGGTCTTCATAGCTGGGGGAGGAAACACAGCTTAGTTTCTGATAGGTGGTGAAGCCAAACTGCAGACTTACGCAAAGAGGACCTTCAGCTCGCCGCGGACGAGGGCCACCAGGAGCGGGGTGCCCATGCAGGCTGGCACCAGGTAGAGTAGGGCCGGCTGCGCGTGCTTGAACACGTGCATCACGAAGATGGTGGCCAGCAGGCCCAGGAAGTAGGCGATCAGCGTGGAGTAGAAATAGATGCGCGTCTTGCGCTTCTTGCTGTCGTCGAAGCGCAGCAGCAGAGCAATGAAGATGCCCGGAATGACTATGTCGCCCAGTCCCAGCATGGCGAAGTTGGAAGCGTTCAGGCCGTTCTCGATCAGGTCCTGGGGGAACACTAGCTTGATGGGGGCCTCGAAGCTCTTGGCCACGGTGACCATCACGTTGGTGCCGAACACCCAGAAAATGTCGTAGAAAAACAGCCCGCTCAGCAGGATGACGCCCGTCACGAAGTTGTTCAAGTGCAGCATCTCCACGCCGTTGATGGCGAAGGCCAGTCCGAACAGGTTGTTGGCGATCCAGTGCTTCTTGAGCAGGTACCACACCCCGATCACCGAAGAGATCACCAGGCAGACGATGTCGTGCGTGGAGAACTTGTAGTTCACGATGTCCTCCTTGTGCTTGCCCTCGCCCTTGGTGAACAGGATGTGGAAGGGCACCTTGGGCACGGCGGCGGGCATCAGCGAGTTGATCACCGGGCTGAGCAGGTGCGCCAGCGCAATCACTCCCAGCACGAAGAAGTACCCGGTGAGCAGGTAGTTGATGTGCACCTTTTGGAAGATCTTG is a genomic window of Drosophila suzukii chromosome 2L, CBGP_Dsuzu_IsoJpt1.0, whole genome shotgun sequence containing:
- the ush gene encoding zinc finger protein ush isoform X1 gives rise to the protein MSRRKQSNPKPLNKGDCSDTTEEMTVDSRDSKDLAAQEMGEEKQQQMEDQLEDQMEDSRDPQENNNNNIDDDEDGACEQPEETNPEQDLDLGETEMEQDHNLQPEEQIELPANSPSTPPRSPSSPQLIPKLEQPATPPSEAEPSPCPSPCPPTPTPKFPKVRLNALLASDPALKPDAKELTLPDSRLLAPPPLVKPETQAQPEEPHLKPARFMCLPCGIAFSSPSTLEAHQAYYCSHRIKDTDEAGSDKSGAGGSAATTGEVGLSGGSGEPPAKIARTGKQYGCSQCSYSADKKVSLNRHMRMHQTSPAAPTLASLPSLLQNGIPPQGVTPSSLEDSSSQQQTDRYCSHCDIRFNNIKTYRAHKQHYCSSRRPEGQLTPKPDASPGAGSGGPGSSGPGGSGGVSAQAAAPGKLSPQARNKTPTPAMVAVAAAAAAAAASLQATPHSHPPFLALPTHPIIIVPCSLIRAASFIPGPLPTPNSGIVNPETTCFTVDNGTIKPLATALIGASLEPERPSAPSSVAEATEPKSSPPEPKRKEAGGSRESAPLDLSLRRSPISLNSLSLRQRQLRNALLDVEEVLLAGGGGSVKDNAETPRGGGSVTPEQIVCAPSLPSSPSMSPSPKRRAISPRSSGAGSASSMSPPGLNVAVPHMLDMRSMLPADFGLSESLLAKTNPELALKLAAAAAAAAVAGSSGAAAFPPSPLPAQTSGGNPGGGGAAGGAQQPQIYVKKGVSKCMECNIVFCKYENYLAHKQHYCSARSQEGTGEVDVKSAVSPSNPGAGGLGAGGSEAASSVETTPVAYQQLICAACGIKYTSLDNLRAHQNYYCPKGGAAAATAATPSDPGQLALVKEKCGKCKTLHEIGLPCPPPVTNPLAAPTTNSQPASNSLNKCPVCGVVSPTAALAKKHMEMHGTVKAYRCSICQYKGNTLRGMRTHIRTHFDKKTSDVNEEHYMTCIFEEEGSTLTQELSPAAGASATVAHDSMDHPSQMFNCDYCNYASTYKGNVLRHMKLMHPHVAINSPSISPDTRDQDVTSNPTPNHHSSSDGSNGEAASFHIKSEPLDPPPTLSLVHENNNSPISTPHIKAEPMEIGTDVAPGGLVPPMASPLGNSSVAAAAAAVAAAEVMKKYCSTCDISFNYVKTYLAHKQFYCKNKPIRPEASDSPSPNHLGGGVAVGLGIGGIVAGHGQQKNKENLQEAAI
- the ush gene encoding zinc finger protein ush isoform X3, which codes for MLSSNSRGDCSDTTEEMTVDSRDSKDLAAQEMGEEKQQQMEDQLEDQMEDSRDPQENNNNNIDDDEDGACEQPEETNPEQDLDLGETEMEQDHNLQPEEQIELPANSPSTPPRSPSSPQLIPKLEQPATPPSEAEPSPCPSPCPPTPTPKFPKVRLNALLASDPALKPDAKELTLPDSRLLAPPPLVKPETQAQPEEPHLKPARFMCLPCGIAFSSPSTLEAHQAYYCSHRIKDTDEAGSDKSGAGGSAATTGEVGLSGGSGEPPAKIARTGKQYGCSQCSYSADKKVSLNRHMRMHQTSPAAPTLASLPSLLQNGIPPQGVTPSSLEDSSSQQQTDRYCSHCDIRFNNIKTYRAHKQHYCSSRRPEGQLTPKPDASPGAGSGGPGSSGPGGSGGVSAQAAAPGKLSPQARNKTPTPAMVAVAAAAAAAAASLQATPHSHPPFLALPTHPIIIVPCSLIRAASFIPGPLPTPNSGIVNPETTCFTVDNGTIKPLATALIGASLEPERPSAPSSVAEATEPKSSPPEPKRKEAGGSRESAPLDLSLRRSPISLNSLSLRQRQLRNALLDVEEVLLAGGGGSVKDNAETPRGGGSVTPEQIVCAPSLPSSPSMSPSPKRRAISPRSSGAGSASSMSPPGLNVAVPHMLDMRSMLPADFGLSESLLAKTNPELALKLAAAAAAAAVAGSSGAAAFPPSPLPAQTSGGNPGGGGAAGGAQQPQIYVKKGVSKCMECNIVFCKYENYLAHKQHYCSARSQEGTGEVDVKSAVSPSNPGAGGLGAGGSEAASSVETTPVAYQQLICAACGIKYTSLDNLRAHQNYYCPKGGAAAATAATPSDPGQLALVKEKCGKCKTLHEIGLPCPPPVTNPLAAPTTNSQPASNSLNKCPVCGVVSPTAALAKKHMEMHGTVKAYRCSICQYKGNTLRGMRTHIRTHFDKKTSDVNEEHYMTCIFEEEGSTLTQELSPAAGASATVAHDSMDHPSQMFNCDYCNYASTYKGNVLRHMKLMHPHVAINSPSISPDTRDQDVTSNPTPNHHSSSDGSNGEAASFHIKSEPLDPPPTLSLVHENNNSPISTPHIKAEPMEIGTDVAPGGLVPPMASPLGNSSVAAAAAAVAAAEVMKKYCSTCDISFNYVKTYLAHKQFYCKNKPIRPEASDSPSPNHLGGGVAVGLGIGGIVAGHGQQKNKENLQEAAI
- the ush gene encoding zinc finger protein ush isoform X2 is translated as MSRRKQSNPKPLNKGDCSDTTEEMTVDSRDSKDLAAQEMGEEKQQQMEDQLEDQMEDSRDPQENNNNNIDDDEDGACEQPEETNPEQDLDLGETEMEQDHNLQPEEQIELPANSPSTPPRSPSSPQLIPKLEQPATPPSEAEPSPCPSPCPPTPTPKFPKVRLNALLASDPALKPDAKELTLPDSRLLAPPPLVKPETQAQPEEPHLKPARFMCLPCGIAFSSPSTLEAHQAYYCSHRIKDTDEAGSDKSGAGGSAATTGEVGLSGGSGEPPAKIARTGKQYGCSQCSYSADKKVSLNRHMRMHQTSPAAPTLASLPSLLQNGIPPQGVTPSSLEDSSSQQTDRYCSHCDIRFNNIKTYRAHKQHYCSSRRPEGQLTPKPDASPGAGSGGPGSSGPGGSGGVSAQAAAPGKLSPQARNKTPTPAMVAVAAAAAAAAASLQATPHSHPPFLALPTHPIIIVPCSLIRAASFIPGPLPTPNSGIVNPETTCFTVDNGTIKPLATALIGASLEPERPSAPSSVAEATEPKSSPPEPKRKEAGGSRESAPLDLSLRRSPISLNSLSLRQRQLRNALLDVEEVLLAGGGGSVKDNAETPRGGGSVTPEQIVCAPSLPSSPSMSPSPKRRAISPRSSGAGSASSMSPPGLNVAVPHMLDMRSMLPADFGLSESLLAKTNPELALKLAAAAAAAAVAGSSGAAAFPPSPLPAQTSGGNPGGGGAAGGAQQPQIYVKKGVSKCMECNIVFCKYENYLAHKQHYCSARSQEGTGEVDVKSAVSPSNPGAGGLGAGGSEAASSVETTPVAYQQLICAACGIKYTSLDNLRAHQNYYCPKGGAAAATAATPSDPGQLALVKEKCGKCKTLHEIGLPCPPPVTNPLAAPTTNSQPASNSLNKCPVCGVVSPTAALAKKHMEMHGTVKAYRCSICQYKGNTLRGMRTHIRTHFDKKTSDVNEEHYMTCIFEEEGSTLTQELSPAAGASATVAHDSMDHPSQMFNCDYCNYASTYKGNVLRHMKLMHPHVAINSPSISPDTRDQDVTSNPTPNHHSSSDGSNGEAASFHIKSEPLDPPPTLSLVHENNNSPISTPHIKAEPMEIGTDVAPGGLVPPMASPLGNSSVAAAAAAVAAAEVMKKYCSTCDISFNYVKTYLAHKQFYCKNKPIRPEASDSPSPNHLGGGVAVGLGIGGIVAGHGQQKNKENLQEAAI
- the lwr gene encoding SUMO-conjugating enzyme UBC9-B; translated protein: MSGIAITRLGEERKAWRKDHPFGFVARPAKNPDGTLNLMIWECAIPGKKSTPWEGGLYKLRMIFKDDYPTSPPKCKFEPPLFHPNVYPSGTVCLSLLDEEKDWRPAITIKQILLGIQDLLNEPNIKDPAQAEAYTIYCQNRLEYEKRVRAQARAMAATE
- the LOC108021624 gene encoding minor histocompatibility antigen H13; protein product: MAEEVFGTVKEVLKGIIENVNAAPKNESAPGEKKTPSTPEGMAVAYSSLVVMAMLPIIFGSIRSVKLHKLKKSTGEKADTMTKKDAMYFPLIASVALFGLYLFFKIFQKVHINYLLTGYFFVLGVIALAHLLSPVINSLMPAAVPKVPFHILFTKGEGKHKEDIVNYKFSTHDIVCLVISSVIGVWYLLKKHWIANNLFGLAFAINGVEMLHLNNFVTGVILLSGLFFYDIFWVFGTNVMVTVAKSFEAPIKLVFPQDLIENGLNASNFAMLGLGDIVIPGIFIALLLRFDDSKKRKTRIYFYSTLIAYFLGLLATIFVMHVFKHAQPALLYLVPACMGTPLLVALVRGELKVLFAYEDHPEEKPEKKEKKEKDESTSSSSSKKKESKKGK